CGCCAGGGCCACCACGGGGATGAAGAGCTTGCGGGCTTCCCGGACGGCGATGGCCTCCTTGGTGGGGTCCACCACGAAGACGGCGTCAGGAAGGCGCTTCAGACGCCGGAAACCCGAAAGGTACTTCTGCAGGCGCTCCAGCTCGTGCTTCAGACGTACCTGTTCCTTCTTGGGCCGGTCCTGGATCTCTGGGGAAGCGAAGAGGTTCTCCAGCTCCTCCAGGCGGTTTACCCGCTGGGAGATGGTCTTGAAGTTGGTGAGCATCCCACCCAGCCAGCGCTGGTTCACGTAGGGCATCCCCGCCCGTTCCGCTTCCATGCGGATGATGTCCTGGGCCTGTTTCTTGGTGCCCACGAAGAGGATGGTGCCTCCCCGCATGGCCAGGTCCTCGAGGA
The window above is part of the Thermus albus genome. Proteins encoded here:
- the rpsB gene encoding 30S ribosomal protein S2, with amino-acid sequence MPVNISVKELLEAGVHFGHERKRWNPKFGRYIYAERNGIHIIDLQKTMVELERTFRFLEDLAMRGGTILFVGTKKQAQDIIRMEAERAGMPYVNQRWLGGMLTNFKTISQRVNRLEELENLFASPEIQDRPKKEQVRLKHELERLQKYLSGFRRLKRLPDAVFVVDPTKEAIAVREARKLFIPVVALADTDSDPELVDYIIPGNDDAIRSIQLIVSRAVDLIIQARGGVVEPSPSYALVEEAERAESQSQTASDIDEDEVEA